In Rhinatrema bivittatum unplaced genomic scaffold, aRhiBiv1.1, whole genome shotgun sequence, one DNA window encodes the following:
- the LOC115081695 gene encoding zinc finger protein 850-like: protein MQENLSCRESLVIHQSTHTGKRPSHCPQDGESYSSEFSLLHQKMETEERTFSCSESGENIIQVQDLIINQEIQRELLFISTDGDRNFNQKGNFTRQHKFQPGERAFSNNECNKGLCEEEVITGDTKKLTGERLLSCIQSEKSFCGKAVDSAQKKIPKVESPFICTECDKSFSQKCELIFHQSIYTGEKPSNCSECDKSFSVKASLTLHQRVHTGEKRFKCTECSKGFFQKVHLIVHQRTHTGKKPFNCTECGKSFNRKDSFQTHQRVHTGEKPFQCTECGKSFSGKACLRRHQKIHTGEKPFKCTECGKSLFEKDFILHQKFHTGEKPFKCTECGKSFNRKDSFQTIQRVHTGEKPFQCSECGKSFRGKACLRRHQKIHTGEKPFKCTECGKSFSRKVHFMLHQRRHTGEKPFNCTECGKSFSIKACLICHQKIHTGEKPFNCTECGKSFSIKACLIRHQKIHTGEKPFNCTECGKSFSEKACLRRHQKIHTGGKPFKCTECGKSLFEKDFILHQRIHTGEKPFKCTECGESFNRKDSFKTHQRVHTGEKPFQCTECGKSFSGKSCLSRHQKIHTGEKPFKCTECDKSFSRKVHFMLHQRSHTGEKPFKCTECGKSFSNKTCLRGHQKIHTGEKPFQCTECGKSFSNKTCLRGHQRIHTGEKPFQCTECGKSFSNKTCLRGHQKIHTGEKPFNCTECGKSFSIKACLIRHQKIHTGEKPFNCTECGKSFSEKAWLRRHQKIHTGGKPFKCTECGKSLFEKDFILHQRIHTGEKPFKCTECGESFNRKDSFKTHQRVHTGEKPFQCTECGKSFSGKACLRRHQKIHTGEKPFQCTECGKSFSGKACLRRHQKIHTREKPFKCTECGKSFCRKDNFKLHQKIHTGEKTFKCTECGKSFSQKASLTLHQKIHTGEKTFKCTECGKSFSQKASLTLHQRVHTGEKPFKCTECGKIFSQKIHVMQHQKIHTGGKPS, encoded by the coding sequence ATGCAAGAAAACCTTTCTTGCAGGGAATCCTTAGTAATACACCAAAGCACGCACACAGGTAAGAGACCCTCTCATTGCCCTCAAGATGGGGAATCTTACAGTTCTGAGTTCTCTTTATTACATCAGAAAATGGAGACCgaagagagaacattttcatgttctgaaagTGGAGAAAACATCATTCAAGTGCAAGACCTAATAATAAACCAAGAAATACAGAGAGAATTATTATTCATTAGTACTGATGGTGACAGAAACTTCAATCAAAAAGGAAACTTCACAAGACAACacaaattccaaccaggagagagagcattttcaaATAATGAATGCAATAAAGGTTTATGTGAAGAGGAGGTTATTACAGGAGACACAAAAAAGCTTACTGGTGAGAGACTGTTATCATGTATTCAGTCTGAAAAAAGCTTCTGTGGGAAGGCAGTTGACTCAGCACAGAAGAAAATCCCCAAAGTAGAAAGTCCATTTATatgcactgagtgtgataaaagcttcagtcagaaaTGCGAACTTATATTCCACCAGAGCATCtacactggagaaaaaccatcTAACTGTAGTGAATGTGATAAGAGCTTCAGTGTCAAGGCATCTCTTACATTGCATCAGAgagtccatactggagaaaaacgatttaaatgtactgaatgtagtAAAGGCTTCTTTCAGAAGGTACATCTTATAGTGCATCAGAGAACCCATACTGGAAAAAAACCATTTaactgtactgaatgtggtaaaagcttcaataGGAAGGACAGTTTTCAAACGCATCAGAgagtccatactggagaaaaaccatttcaaTGTACTGAATGCGGTAAAAGCTTCAGTGGGAAGGCATGTCTCAGacggcatcagaaaatccatactggagaaaaaccatttaaatgtactgaatgtggtaaaagcttatTTGAGAAGGATTTTATATTGCATCAGAAATTCCATACTggggaaaaaccatttaaatgtactgaatgtggtaaaagcttcaataGGAAGGACAGTTTTCAAACGATTCAGAgagtccatactggagaaaaaccatttcaaTGTAGTGAATGCGGTAAAAGCTTCAGGGGGAAGGCATGTCTCAGacggcatcagaaaatccatactggagaaaaaccatttaaatgtactgaatgtggtaaaagcttctctCGGAAGGTGCATTTCATGTTGCATCAGAGAAGGCATACTGGAGAAAAGCCATTTaactgtactgaatgtggtaaaagcttcagcaTCAAGGCGTGTCTCAtatgccaccagaaaatccatactggagaaaaaccatttaactgtactgaatgtggtaaaagcttcagcaTCAAGGCGTGTCTCATACGccaccagaaaatccatactggagaaaaaccatttaactgtactgaatgtggtaaaagcttcagtgagAAGGCGTGTCTCAGacggcatcagaaaatccatactggaggaaaaccatttaaatgtactgaatgtggtaaaagcttatTTGAGAAGGATTTtatattgcatcagagaatccatactggagaaaaaccatttaaatgtactgaatgtggtgaaagcttcaATAGGAAGGACAGTTTTAAAACGCATCAGAgagtccatactggagaaaaaccatttcaaTGTACTGAATGCGGTAAAAGCTTCAGTGGGAAGTCATGTCTCAGCcggcatcagaaaatccatactggagaaaaaccatttaaatgtactgaatgtgataaaagcttctcTCGCAAGGTGCATTTCATGTTGCATCAGAGAagccatactggagaaaaaccatttaaatgtactgaatgtggtaaaagcttcagtaaCAAGACGTGTCTCAGAgggcatcagaaaatccatactggagaaaaaccatttcaatgtactgaatgtggtaaaagcttcagtaaCAAGACGTgtctcagagggcatcagagaatccatactggagaaaaaccatttcaatgtactgaatgtggtaaaagcttcagtaaCAAGACGTGTCTCAGAGGccaccagaaaatccatactggagaaaaaccatttaactgtactgaatgtggtaaaagcttcagcaTCAAGGCGTGTCTGATACGccaccagaaaatccatactggagaaaaaccatttaactgtactgaatgtggtaaaagcttcagtgagAAGGCGTGGCTCAGacggcatcagaaaatccatactggaggaaaaccatttaaatgtactgaatgtggtaaaagcttatTTGAGAAGGATTTtatattgcatcagagaatccatactggagaaaaaccatttaaatgtactgaatgtggtgaaagcttcaATAGGAAGGACAGTTTTAAAACGCATCAGAgagtccatactggagaaaaaccatttcaaTGTACTGAATGCGGTAAAAGCTTCAGTGGGAAGGCATGTCTCAGacggcatcagaaaatccataccgGAGAAAAACCATTTCAATGTACTGAATGCGGTAAAAGCTTCAGTGGGAAGGCATGTCTCAGacggcatcagaaaatccataccagagaaaaaccatttaaatgtactgaatgtggtaaaagcttctgtCGTAAGGACAATTTTAaattgcatcagaaaatccatactggagaaaaaacatttaaatgtactgaatgtggtaaaagcttcagtcagaaggCATCTCTTacattgcatcagaaaatccatactggagaaaaaacatttaaatgtactgaatgtggtaaaagcttcagtcagaaggCATCTCTTACATTGCATCAGAgagtccatactggagaaaaaccatttaaatgtactgaatgtggcaaAATCTTTAGTCAGAAGATACATGTCATGCAACATCAGAAAATTCATACTGGAGGAAAACCAAGTTAA